Proteins encoded together in one Chryseobacterium sp. G0201 window:
- a CDS encoding putative DNA modification/repair radical SAM protein → MNFERLKEKLEILADAAKYDVSCSSSGGSRKNKKGALGDSSASGICHTYTEDGRCVSLLKILLTNHCIYDCAYCVSRSSNDIKRAGFTVEEVVDLTINFYRRNYIEGLFLSSGIFKNADTTMERLVRVAKKLRLEENFNGYIHLKSIPGASDELMQEAALYADRLSINIEIPTESGLKLLAPEKNRQDMLNPMKYIQNGISQYKDEKKIFRKVPKFAPAGQSTQMIVGATNENDLQIIKVADHFYKNYNLKRVYYSGYVPVLEDNRLPALTTAVPMLRENRLYQSDWLMRFYGFKAEEILDPNMPFLDLEVDPKLSWALRHLHQFPINLQTADYQMILRIPGIGVKTAQKIVSARRFQVLTIEHLKKLGAAVNRAKYFIDFTAGNIHLRHLTDINLRKLLIGGSTSKFQNQFSQQLTLF, encoded by the coding sequence ATGAATTTTGAACGTCTGAAAGAAAAACTCGAAATCCTTGCCGATGCAGCGAAATATGATGTTTCGTGCTCATCCAGCGGAGGATCGAGAAAGAATAAAAAAGGCGCTTTGGGAGACAGTTCCGCAAGCGGAATTTGTCATACCTATACGGAAGACGGGCGATGTGTCTCTCTTCTCAAAATTCTATTGACCAATCACTGTATTTACGACTGTGCCTACTGTGTGTCCAGAAGTTCGAATGATATTAAAAGAGCCGGTTTTACGGTTGAAGAAGTCGTTGATTTAACGATAAATTTTTATCGCAGAAATTATATTGAAGGATTATTTTTAAGCTCAGGTATTTTTAAAAATGCCGACACGACGATGGAACGTTTGGTTCGTGTTGCAAAAAAATTACGCCTTGAAGAAAATTTTAACGGATATATTCATTTAAAATCAATTCCCGGAGCAAGCGACGAATTGATGCAGGAAGCCGCTTTGTATGCAGACAGATTATCTATTAATATTGAAATTCCAACAGAAAGCGGATTAAAATTATTAGCTCCTGAAAAAAATCGACAGGATATGCTCAATCCGATGAAATATATTCAGAACGGGATTTCTCAATATAAAGATGAAAAGAAAATTTTCAGAAAAGTTCCGAAGTTTGCGCCTGCCGGACAATCAACTCAAATGATTGTTGGTGCAACGAATGAAAATGACCTTCAAATCATCAAAGTGGCTGATCATTTTTATAAAAATTATAATCTTAAAAGAGTTTATTATTCAGGTTATGTACCAGTTTTGGAAGATAACAGATTACCCGCTTTAACAACGGCAGTTCCAATGCTTAGAGAAAACCGTCTGTATCAATCTGATTGGTTGATGAGATTTTATGGTTTTAAAGCAGAAGAAATTTTAGATCCGAATATGCCGTTTCTTGATTTGGAAGTCGATCCGAAATTGAGTTGGGCATTAAGACATTTGCATCAATTTCCTATTAATCTCCAGACTGCAGATTATCAAATGATTTTAAGAATTCCCGGAATTGGCGTGAAAACAGCGCAGAAAATTGTCAGTGCAAGACGTTTTCAGGTGTTGACAATAGAACATTTGAAAAAATTGGGAGCAGCGGTGAATCGTGCTAAATATTTTATTGATTTTACTGCAGGGAATATTCATTTGAGACATTTGACTGATATTAATCTCAGAAAACTGTTGATTGGTGGAAGTACATCTAAATTCCAGAATCAGTTTTCACAGCAATTAACTTTATTTTAA
- a CDS encoding TIGR03915 family putative DNA repair protein encodes MTTLLYDGSFDGLFTAIFEVFEYRYKDVEIVSRERFYQENIFAEIHEVITQNEKAERVLNKLEQNIGKSGIHELLKVFLSEDIELEQLILSAVKQSIQHPDKNILQNYADHDMLKISKIGKSVSRERHRMTAFVRFEKMQDDVFFAKIDPDFNVLPLIRKHFKDRYQDQKWMIYDLKRNYGILYDLENCDFFYPDEKLDLQKYQQKFHDEETQYQTLWQRYFTRTNIVERKNLKLHIQHVPRRYWKYLTEKN; translated from the coding sequence ATGACTACCTTACTCTACGACGGAAGTTTCGACGGACTTTTCACAGCGATATTTGAAGTTTTTGAATATCGTTATAAAGATGTAGAAATTGTAAGTCGAGAAAGGTTTTATCAGGAAAATATTTTTGCTGAAATTCATGAAGTAATCACTCAAAATGAAAAAGCAGAAAGAGTTTTAAATAAATTGGAACAAAACATCGGCAAATCCGGGATTCATGAATTATTAAAAGTTTTTTTATCCGAAGATATTGAACTTGAACAGCTTATTTTATCTGCTGTAAAACAATCGATACAACATCCAGATAAAAATATTCTACAAAATTATGCAGATCATGATATGTTGAAAATCTCTAAAATTGGGAAATCCGTAAGTAGAGAAAGACATAGAATGACCGCATTTGTTCGCTTTGAAAAAATGCAGGATGACGTTTTTTTCGCCAAAATAGATCCTGACTTCAATGTACTTCCTTTAATCAGAAAACACTTTAAAGACCGTTACCAAGATCAAAAATGGATGATTTACGATCTGAAAAGAAATTACGGAATTCTCTATGATCTGGAAAACTGTGATTTTTTTTATCCTGATGAAAAATTAGACTTACAGAAATATCAGCAGAAATTTCATGATGAAGAAACGCAATATCAAACGCTTTGGCAGAGATATTTCACGAGAACTAATATTGTGGAAAGGAAGAATTTGAAATTACATATTCAACATGTTCCGAGGAGGTACTGGAAATATTTGACGGAGAAGAATTAG